The genomic window GGGCTCCGCCGATGAAGGGGTCCATCATCCAGAACTCCATGTACTCGACGTTGGCGTTGTCGAAATCGGTGTCGAAGGTGATTTCCCGGCTGATGCCGCCGTAGTTGTCTTTGTTGAGCGTCGGGTTGCCGGGGTTCAAAAATTTGCCGTCGGGCGAAACCGCGGGGTTGTAGTTGTACTGCCCGCGTTCCTGCGGAAAATACGCCAGGTCCAGGGAGTATTCGAAGCCGTTGCCGGTGGCGCCCACGTCCCGGTTGGGGAAGATTTCGGTACGCTGAATACCCCGGGTATAGTGCTCCTTCAGGTCGTTGTCGTTGATGTTGCCGGGCTTGCCGGGGCCGCCGGTGTAGTAGGTCTGGTCGATGGTGTACCAGGCCAGCTTAGCCCGCTTGAAGCCATAGCCCAGGTCGTTGGTATTGGCCGGCTTCGGAACGGTAATGGGCGTGGCCGCCAGGCGCCAGGCCGTGGCCGCGCTGACGCCGCCCAGGGAGTACGGCGTACGGGCGTTTTCGAAGTCGTCGATGTAAGACACCCCGTCTTCGCCGCGGCCGAGCTTGGACTTGCCGGGCACCAGCTGGGCAATTTCCCCGCTGAAGGCCACCGACGAGGGCTCCTTGGTCGAAATCAGGGGCAGCATGTCCAGGTACTTGGTCAGGGCCCGCGACTCGCGCCGCATGTTCACGTCGAAGCCGTAGATGGTATTGTTGCCCGGCTCGTCGCCGATGTTGACACGGTTGATGCCCGGGGCCTGGTTTTCGAGCAGGTGGAGCACCGTGGCCCCGAAGTTCACGTCTTGGTTGAGGCGGTAGTCGAAGCGGGCCCCGAGCAGCTTGCGCGGCTGCACCTGCACCAGGGCGTTCTTCTCAAACGACACCTTCAGCTCGTTGGCCGAATTCAGATAGCTGGCGTTGAGAATCTTGACCTTGGCCTGGTCGTAGAATACCTGGTAGTCGCGGCCTTCCTCCAGCACCGTGCTGCCCGAGGTAACCCGCACCGAGCCCTCCGCAATGCCCAGGCCGGGCAGGCTGATTTCGTCGGTAGCGGTGGCCTGGAAGCGGCCCCGCAGGAAAAACTTATCCTTTTCCTGGCGCTGCTGGGCGTCGCTCTGCGTTTGGGTGTAGAGCTCCTGGTACACGTACTGGCGGGCCAGGTCCCGCTCGCGCTGGGCGTTGCCGCCGGCCGCGCCCGTGGTGTCAAACTGGGCCCGCAGGTAGCTACCGAAAGGCTCCACTACCGGGAAGATAATCTTGCCCAGGTCCGGGTCGATGGTCGTGCCCGGGAAGAAGTCGAAGTTGCCGTCGGGGTTCTGGTCGTTGTTGGGGTTCACATTGTCCAGGTTCAGGACCTGAATCAGCGGTTTGTTGGCAATCCTCTGGCCTTCCTTGAGCGAGATGAGGTCAACGCCGGTGGCGTCGTCCTTGTACACAATCTGCAGCTGGAAATTGTCGCGGTTGAGTTGGCTGGCGTTCAGGGAATAGATGTTTTTCATCATCAAATCCCAGGTCGGCAGGTTGCGCGTTTCCAGGTTCTTGTTCGCCGGGTTGACGTTGGGGTTAGCCAGGTTCACGCCGGGGTTGCTGGCCTTGAGCATCTTCAGGTAAATCACCTGATCCTGGTTTACCTGCGTCGAGTTGGTCGAAATCTCGCCGACGGTATAGCTCTTACCGTTGTAGGTGTAAGTATACGCCACGGCCAGCACCTGCTCGGGCAGCAGGGGCGTGTTCAACGACAGGTAGCCCAGCTGAGCGTTGAAGGTGTATTCGCGGGAGTTCAGCAGGCGGGCCCGCACCCGTTCGTAGTCCACGGTTTTGGCCAATTGCTGCAGGCCACCGTACCTGTTGTTCAAGTAGTTGTCTACCGACTCAATGTTCCGGGCACTGGGATCTGCCAGTACCACGTCCTGGTACTCGGGGTTCGACTCGTTGGCGGCCGGGGTGCGGCTGGCGGTGCGCTGAAACTGGGAGCGGTACACCCGCACCGGCTCGGCCAAGTCCATCAGGGCCACCACGTTGCGCAGGTTGTCGCTCTGGCGGTTGTCGTTGGTGACGTAAACCTCGATGTTGTTGATTTCCACCCCCGACTGAATCGTAGGCAGGTTGCGCAGGGCCGCGTCGTACCGGTCCCGGAAAAACTGGGATAGGAAGAAGTGCCGGTCCCGCTCGTACTGGCTCGACTTAATTTCGAAGTTGCGGCTCTGGGCTCCGTTCTGCACGCTTACCGCGTCGGCGGTGCCGCGCAGGGTGCTGGCTACGGCCGTCACGGCCAGCTTGCCAAACTGCAGTTGGGTCTTGACGCCGAACAGGTTCTGCCCGCCCTGAATCAGGGAGTTGTTGAGCGGCAAGCTCACGTTGCCCAGCTCAATCTTGCGGATGATTTCCGTCTCAAAGCCCGTATAATCGAGCTTCATGTTGTTCTCGAAGTCGAAGGCCGCCTTGGTGTCGTAGTTGAACGTGAGCCGCAGTTTCTCCCCGATCTGGCCGGTGAGGTTCAGGTTCATGTTCTGCTCGTACTGAAAGTCGCCCACCCGCTGCTGGCGCAGGGTCAGCGTGGGGTTCAGGTTGCGGTTGAAGCGTGCGCCCATGCGCAGGGTTACGGCCCCGTTGGGCCGGATATCGACGTAGCTGCCCCCAAAGAGACGGTCGGCCATGGGGCCCAGGTAAATCTTGGGAATCAGGCGCTTGGTTTCGGGCGCGGCCGGGTCGCCGACGACCCCGCCGGCCGAGCGGGTCCGGAAATAGTCGCGCACGGCCCGGCGCTGCTGCCACTCCGAGTACTCCTCGAACGTAAGCCGGCTCGGGTCCCGAAAATCAATGTCGGTCCCAACCTTTTCGCGCACATCGTAGTATTCTAAGCTGTCGTCGGGCGTTACCTGCAGGTTCACGTTCGAGGGCAGATCCAGCAAGAGCGGCGACTGCCGCCGCTGGGGCGCAAACGGCGAGCCGGGCCGGTCCTCGGGCGCCACCTTGGGGCGGCGGCTGGGCCGGTAGCGGCTCGTGTCGGAAAGTGCCACCCGGGGCGTGTCGGGGGCGGCCACAAGGGCTGCGCCACGGAGCCGACCGGGCTTAGGCAGCCAGGCCCACAGCTGACGCAAGGCAAAGGGACCAGCTGCGGTAGGTGCCGCCTGCGACCACCAGGCCAGCAAGGACGCGACAATAACTACCGAAACGGTGAGGGACTTCTTACCGGAGTTCAAGTGTAACAAGCAGACGCGGGGCCAGGTAAAATTCTAATGGGACTTCAGAGCAAATTTAATCAGTTCCTCCACGCTCAACTCGCTGCCGTGCTTCTGCTGAATCTGGTCCAGGTTCTTCTCGGCGGCGGCGCGGGCAAAGCCCAAAGTCACTAAGGCCGCTAACGCTTCCGAGCGGTTCGTATTGTGCGCCCGGGCCAGCGGCACGGTATCCACGCCGGCTTTGCTGAGCAGTTCATCCTTGCGCAGCTTGTCGCGCAGGTCCAGAATTACGCGCTGGGCCGTTTTGGGGCCTACTCCTTTGATGCTCTGAATGGAGCGCACATCCTCATTGACGATGGCGTGGCGAATTTCGCCCACCGACATTGACGAGACCATCATGATGCCCGTGCCCGGCCCGATGCCCGACACCGAAATCAGGTGCATAAACAGGGCCTTCTCGTTGGGGTCCAGGAAGCCGTACAGGGCCTGGGCATCTTCCTTGATGTGCTGGTAGGTATAAATCTTGGCCTTCTCGCCTTCGCCGGGCAGCTTGGAGTAGGTGGCCAGCGAAATTTTAATCTCATACCCCACGCCATTCACGTCCATGATGGCCATGGTAGGGTCCTTGTAGGCTAGTTTTCCGTCGATGTACGCAATCATGCAGGCAAGCTAAGAATAAGAAACTGAACGGGACCCGGCACCCACTACGGCTTAATAGGGATATTGCCATACTCGACGCTGGTGAAGGTCCGGTGAAAAGAAACAGTAAGCCCGTCTTTTTCTATCCCAAATCTACTGGCTTTTTCCACTAAAAAACGGGATGTTTCCGCCGAGTTTGCTGGCGGAAACATCCCGTTTTTCGGATGTTTAAGCTGGTTTTGACCGGCTTCTTACAACGGCTTGCGGTTGGTCTGGGCATCCACGACGGCAATGGCCGTCATGTTCACGATTTCGCGCACCGAGGCGCCCAGCTGCAGGATGTGTACCGGCTTGCGCATGCCCATCAGCACCGGCCCGATAACCTCGGCACCCCCGATTTCCTGCAGCACCTTGTAGGCAATGTTGCCCGATACCACGTTGGGGAAAATTAGGGTGTTGGCGCCGTCTTGAGCCAGGTCGGAGAAGGGATACTGCTCGCGCAGCAGCTCGGGGTTCAGGGCCGTGTTGGCCTGCATTTCACCGTCGAGGAGCAGGTCGGGGTAGCGCTTCTTGGCCAGCTCGGTGGCCAGGCGGGCCTTATCGGGCAAGGGGCCGGGGTTGGAGCCGAAGTTGGAGTAGCTCAGCACGGCTACCCGGGGCTCGGTGTCGAAGAAGCGCACGGTGCGGGCCGCCAGCCCGATGATGTCCACCATTTCTTCGGCCGTGGGGTCGATATTCACGGTGGTATCGGCGAAGAAGAACGGGCCTTTCTTGTGCTGAATGATGTAGAGGCCGGCCACGCGCTTCACCCCGTCATCCACGCCGATGACCTGCAACGAGGGCAGAATGCTCTTGCCGTAGTCCTTGCTCAGACCGGTAATAAAGGCATCGGCTTCCCCGGTTTCGACCATCATCGAGGCGTAGTAGTTCCGCTCGCGCAGCAGGCGGCGGCCTTCGTAGAGCGTGATGCCGCGGCGCTGCCGCTTGCGGAACAGCAGCTCGGCGTACTCGTCGCGCTTGGCGTCTTCCTCCAGGATGTCGATAATCTGGCAGCCTTCCAAGTCGAGGCTATTGGCGCGGGCAATGGCGTCAATCTTCTTGCGGTTGCCGAGCAGAATGGGCAGGGCAATGCCCTCGTCGTACACGATTTGGGCCGCCTTGAGGATTTTGTAATTGTCGCCTTCGGCGAATACCACGCGCTTGGGGTTGGCCTTGGCCGCGCTGGTAATGCGGTTCATCAGCTTTTGGTTTACGCCCAGGCGGCTGCGCAATTCGTCCTCGTAGGCCAGCCAGTCGGTTATTTCGCGGCGGGCTACGCCGCTGGCTATAGCGGCCTTGGCCACGGCCACGCTGACGGTGGTAATCAGGCGGGGGTCGAGGGGCTTGGGAATGAGGTAATTGCGGCCGAAGGCCAGGGTGTTGTCGCCGTAGGCCTTGTTCACCATGTCGGGTACGGGCTCCTTGGCCAGCTCGGCCAGGGCCTGCACGGCGGCCAGCTTCATGGCCTCGTTGATTTCGGTGGCCCGCACGTCCATAGCGCCCCGGAAGATGTAGGGGAAGCCCAGCACGTTGTTCACCTGGTTGGGGTGGTCCGAGCGGCCGGTGGCCATGATGATGTCGGGGCGGGTGGCCACGGCCAGCTCGTACACGATTTCCGGGTCGGGGTTGGCCAGGGCAAACACCACGGGGTTGTCGGCCATGCGCAGCAGCAACTCGGGCGGCAGCACGTTGGCCGCCGAGAGGCCCAGAAACACGTCGGCGCCTTCCATGGCCTCGGCCAGGGTGGTGACGGAGCTGCTGGTGGCAAACTGCATCTGCAGCTCGGCCAGGTCGGTGCGGTGCTGGTTAATTACGCCGTCCTTGTCGAAGACCGTCACGTTCTGCACGTTCAGGCCCAGTTCCCGGTAGAGGCGCAGGCAGCTGATGGCGGCAGCTCCGGCGCCGCTCACCACGAGCTTGATGTCCTTGATGTCTTTGCCCACCAGCTCCAGGGCGTTGAGCAGGGCCGCCGACGAAATAATGGCCGTGCCGTGCTGGTCGTCGTGCATCAGCGGAATGGTCATCTGCTCGCGCAGGGCCTTCTCGATGACGAAGCACTCGGGAGCTTTAATGTCTTCCAGGTTGATGCCGCCGAAGGTCGGCTCCAGCGACTTGACGATGCGCACGAACTCCTCGGGGTCGGTGCAGTCGATTTCGATGTCGAAGCAGTCGAGGCCGGCGAATTTCTTGAACAGGACGCCCTTGCCTTCCATCACCGGCTTGGAGGCGTCGGGGCCGATGTTGCCCAACCCCAGCACGGCCGTACCGTTGGAAATAACGCCCACCAGGTTGCCCTTGGCGGTGTACTTATACACGTCGTCCTTGTTGGCGGCAATGGCTTTGCAGGGCTCGGCCACGCCGGGGGAGTAGGCCAGGGCCAGATCCAGCTGGGTGCTGACGGGCTTGGTGGGCACCACTTCGATCTTCCCGGCGGGGTTCTGGGAGTGGTAATCGAGGGCTTCCTGTTTATTGATTTTGAGCATAGGGGCGGAGCAATAGATGAGGGGTTGCTACAAAGCAAGTAAGCAAGTTGGGGCGAAATCAGCCGGAATCAAAGCCGATTGCCTTCCCACTACCCCAACAATAGCCCCCGCCGGCCCCAGGAGCTTCCCGCGCCGCCGGATAAAATTCACAGGAACTCGGATGAATTTTATCCGGCGCCCCCTGAATAGCGGGGCTGGCCATGGTAGCTCGTAGCATGAACGTTGGCTGCGCCGACCTCCGGTTGTAGTTCGTGTACCCCGCGCCATTAGTGTCGTTCTGGCACGCGAACTACAACCGGAGGTCGGCGCAGCCAACGTTCGCGCTACTCTTTTCATTTACGCCTTGGAGTGGCGGGTTTGGCTACCTTCTCCTTGCTTTGCTCGAAGCGGGTTTTGAGGGTGGCGTGGGCATCCTGGGCATCCTGGGCGCCGGAGATACCCTGTTTGCTGCCCAGCTTCACGTTGGTGGCGGCCAGGTTGGTGGCCAGGGGCTGCAGGCGCCGCGCAATGCTCTGGAACTCCTCCCAGGCCTTCAGGTCGAGGCGCAGGCCGGGAATATCCACGTAGCCGGGAGCAAACTGCGGGTGCTGCTCGGCCAGGTCGAGGGACTTTTGCATAAAGGGCAGGGAGGCGCCACTGGCCTTGGGTAGGCGCTGCACTTCCTTGCCGGTGAGGGTGACAAGGACCGGGGCCAGGGCCTTGTCGAGGGCGTCCAGCGCGTCGTTTATTTTTTGCAGATCCGCTTCCGAGAGCTTGATCTGCAGGTTGTTGGGGGTAGGCATAACGAAGAGAATTAAGGGGTAGATAAAGTGAATTGATGGATAAAAAAGGTAGCTGCAGGGTTAAAACGGATAGTCGAAGCGGCCGTGAGTGAGCTGGTGGGTTTCCGGGCCAATTTCATCTTTGACGGTCATCTCGAAGGTGCCCGATACGATGTGGGCTATGGTATCGAAGCGCGTAATAGTGAGTGAGCCCGTGGCGGTGGGACCCGTCAGGAAGCTTCGCGGTAAGGAGAGGCTTTTCGTCATAAAATAGAGCCCATAGGCCGGGTTCCGGTCGCCGAGCATAATGCTGAATTGGTGGTCGAGCTGAAAGGTGCCAGTTTTTCGGACGTCGGGTAAGTAGATGTTCAAGCCAGTGCCGTCACTTGATTTGCCGAAGGTGAGTTCGAGGGGGCGGCCCGTTTTGGTGTGCCGCCACTGAGCCGGGAACCCGCTGCTCCCGCCGCCGATGTTGATGGTTTTGCTCTTATCGGGCAGCCAGGCGTGCCCATCCAGCAGAAACGCGCCGGCTCCGCTGCCGGTCTGGGAGGCGTCGGGCAGCTTTTCCAGCTCGGTCTTTTCTTTTTTGCAGGCGCTGGCGGTAAGCAGGAGGAGTAAAAGGGGGAGCAGTTTCATACGAGTACAAGTGAAGAGGGAAGCAAGCTAAACAGGTAGGAAAGGCCCAACGCATTTTAGGGACTACCACCACGTTGGGCAGGGTCAACGCCGGCACTAGCCGTAGGCCGGCCGGATGGTAGATAAGATTCTTGGTAGTAGCCGTGCGAAAGAGTGCGTAAGTATAGCACCCGGTTTTGGGGCGCGGCAGCGAGAATCCAGCGAAATTAGACTTTACGCGCGGACGATATTGACTACGAAAGGGCCCCTCAGATACGCACAGAGCTACATGCCGCCGGGTAAAAATTAACTTAAAAAAAAGGCCACCCCGTGCGGAGTGGCCTCTAGTATGCGGAGGTGCCGAAGGCCTTAGCCCTGCACCAGCAGCTTCTGCCCCGGTTTCACCTCATCCGACTTCAGATGGTTGAGCCGCCGCAACTGCTCCACCGTGACGCCCTGGTAGCGGCGGGAAATGTTGTAGAGCGTGTCGCCGGGCTGCACGAGGTGTACTTTCGGGGCCGGCAGGACCTCGGCAGCCGGCGCGGTTGTGGGCTTAGCCGGGGTGCGGCGGGCCACGGTTTTAGCTGCCACCGTGGCTTCGGCTTCGGTCGGGGCCCGGAAAAGCAACTTCTGACCCGGCACTACGGCTTCGGTGGCAAGGCTGTTCCAGCTCATGAGCTGAGCCACAGTCAGGCCCCGCTCCCGGGCCAGCTTGGTTAGGTTGTCGCCCCGGCGCACGGTGTACTCGGCGGGCAGGCTGTCATCGTCGGCAGTAGCGCCGGCGGCGGATTTCGCTTCGGCAGCGGCCTCCCGCTCCCGGCTGCTGC from Hymenobacter chitinivorans DSM 11115 includes these protein-coding regions:
- the ruvA gene encoding Holliday junction branch migration protein RuvA, whose protein sequence is MIAYIDGKLAYKDPTMAIMDVNGVGYEIKISLATYSKLPGEGEKAKIYTYQHIKEDAQALYGFLDPNEKALFMHLISVSGIGPGTGIMMVSSMSVGEIRHAIVNEDVRSIQSIKGVGPKTAQRVILDLRDKLRKDELLSKAGVDTVPLARAHNTNRSEALAALVTLGFARAAAEKNLDQIQQKHGSELSVEELIKFALKSH
- a CDS encoding NADP-dependent malic enzyme — protein: MLKINKQEALDYHSQNPAGKIEVVPTKPVSTQLDLALAYSPGVAEPCKAIAANKDDVYKYTAKGNLVGVISNGTAVLGLGNIGPDASKPVMEGKGVLFKKFAGLDCFDIEIDCTDPEEFVRIVKSLEPTFGGINLEDIKAPECFVIEKALREQMTIPLMHDDQHGTAIISSAALLNALELVGKDIKDIKLVVSGAGAAAISCLRLYRELGLNVQNVTVFDKDGVINQHRTDLAELQMQFATSSSVTTLAEAMEGADVFLGLSAANVLPPELLLRMADNPVVFALANPDPEIVYELAVATRPDIIMATGRSDHPNQVNNVLGFPYIFRGAMDVRATEINEAMKLAAVQALAELAKEPVPDMVNKAYGDNTLAFGRNYLIPKPLDPRLITTVSVAVAKAAIASGVARREITDWLAYEDELRSRLGVNQKLMNRITSAAKANPKRVVFAEGDNYKILKAAQIVYDEGIALPILLGNRKKIDAIARANSLDLEGCQIIDILEEDAKRDEYAELLFRKRQRRGITLYEGRRLLRERNYYASMMVETGEADAFITGLSKDYGKSILPSLQVIGVDDGVKRVAGLYIIQHKKGPFFFADTTVNIDPTAEEMVDIIGLAARTVRFFDTEPRVAVLSYSNFGSNPGPLPDKARLATELAKKRYPDLLLDGEMQANTALNPELLREQYPFSDLAQDGANTLIFPNVVSGNIAYKVLQEIGGAEVIGPVLMGMRKPVHILQLGASVREIVNMTAIAVVDAQTNRKPL